One part of the Marichromatium purpuratum 984 genome encodes these proteins:
- the dnaB gene encoding replicative DNA helicase, whose protein sequence is MFDPDTEELAALAAEGGMDRVRVPPHNLHAEQSLLGGLMLDNSAWDRVADVVSAPDLYRREHRLIFQSIARLAESDQPFDVVTLAETLERSEQLEAAGGLSYLATLVNETPSAANIKAYAQIVRDTSVLRQMIAAGTAIADSGYDSQGRPVTELLDDAERQVFEIAEQQARGGGGFQPIKSLLNLAVERIDTLYQSDEPITGLATGFTDFDGMTSGLQPSDLVIVAGRPSMGKTTFAMNMAEHVAIQSKRPVAVFSMEMPGDSLAMRMMSSLGRIDQHRVRTGKLEDDEWPRLTSAVNILASAKMFIDDTPALSPTEVRARARRLKREQDDLALIVIDYLQLMQAPGVGENRATEISAISRSLKALAKELDVPVIALSQLNRSLEQRPNKRPVMSDLRESGAIEQDADLIVFIYRDEVYHEDTPDKGIAEIIIGKQRNGPIGTTRLTFLGKYTKFENYIGSYYGEDDDG, encoded by the coding sequence ATGTTCGACCCTGATACCGAAGAGCTTGCCGCGCTCGCCGCCGAGGGTGGCATGGATCGGGTGCGGGTGCCGCCGCACAACCTCCACGCCGAGCAGTCGTTGCTCGGTGGTCTGATGCTCGACAACAGTGCCTGGGATCGGGTCGCCGATGTGGTCTCGGCCCCCGACCTGTATCGGCGTGAGCACCGCTTGATCTTCCAGTCGATCGCTCGGCTCGCCGAATCCGACCAGCCCTTCGACGTCGTCACCCTCGCCGAGACCCTGGAGCGCTCCGAGCAGCTCGAGGCCGCCGGCGGGCTGTCCTATCTCGCCACCCTGGTCAACGAGACCCCGAGTGCGGCGAACATCAAGGCCTATGCGCAGATCGTGCGCGACACCTCGGTGTTGCGTCAGATGATCGCCGCCGGTACCGCGATCGCCGACAGCGGTTACGACAGCCAGGGGCGTCCGGTCACCGAGCTGCTCGACGACGCCGAGCGTCAGGTGTTCGAGATCGCCGAGCAGCAGGCGCGCGGCGGCGGTGGTTTCCAGCCGATCAAATCGTTGCTCAACCTCGCCGTCGAACGGATCGACACCCTCTATCAGAGCGATGAGCCGATCACCGGCCTGGCCACCGGGTTCACCGACTTCGACGGTATGACCTCCGGTCTGCAGCCCTCGGATCTGGTGATCGTCGCCGGGCGACCGTCGATGGGCAAGACCACCTTCGCGATGAACATGGCCGAGCACGTCGCCATCCAGTCGAAGCGCCCGGTGGCGGTGTTCAGCATGGAGATGCCGGGCGACTCGCTGGCGATGCGCATGATGTCCTCGCTCGGGCGCATCGATCAGCACCGGGTGCGGACCGGCAAGCTCGAGGACGACGAGTGGCCGCGGTTGACTTCGGCGGTCAATATCCTCGCCTCGGCGAAGATGTTCATCGACGACACACCGGCGCTGTCGCCGACCGAAGTGCGCGCGCGCGCGCGCCGGCTCAAGCGCGAACAGGACGACCTGGCGCTGATCGTGATCGACTATCTGCAGCTGATGCAGGCTCCGGGGGTGGGGGAGAACCGCGCCACCGAGATCTCGGCGATCTCGCGCTCGCTCAAGGCTCTGGCCAAGGAACTCGACGTCCCGGTGATCGCGCTCTCGCAGCTCAACCGCAGTCTCGAGCAGCGTCCCAACAAGCGCCCGGTGATGTCCGACCTGCGTGAGTCGGGCGCCATCGAGCAGGATGCCGACCTCATCGTGTTCATCTATCGCGATGAGGTCTATCACGAGGACACCCCCG
- the rplI gene encoding 50S ribosomal protein L9: MELILLKNVGGLGSLGDKVNVRPGYGRNYLVPRGFAVVATAENLEAFEARRAELEQLAAEQLAAAEARKAELEEMRVTVARKAGDEGRLFGSVGTADIAEAVTAAGIALDKSEVRLPNGAFRATGEYEVALHLHADVDTTIMVDVVPED, encoded by the coding sequence GTGGAACTCATTCTGCTGAAGAACGTTGGTGGTCTTGGCTCGCTCGGAGACAAGGTCAATGTGCGTCCGGGCTACGGTCGTAACTACCTGGTGCCGCGCGGCTTCGCCGTGGTCGCCACCGCCGAGAACCTGGAGGCCTTCGAGGCGCGTCGCGCCGAACTCGAGCAGCTCGCCGCCGAGCAGCTGGCCGCCGCCGAGGCGCGCAAGGCCGAACTCGAGGAGATGCGTGTGACCGTCGCCCGCAAGGCCGGTGACGAGGGTCGTCTGTTCGGCTCGGTCGGCACCGCCGATATCGCCGAGGCGGTCACCGCAGCCGGTATCGCGCTCGACAAGTCCGAGGTGCGTCTGCCCAACGGCGCCTTCCGCGCCACCGGTGAGTACGAGGTCGCGCTGCACCTGCACGCCGATGTCGATACCACCATCATGGTCGACGTCGTCCCGGAAGACTGA